Sequence from the Thermoproteales archaeon genome:
TACCGGATAGGACGACAAAACCATTATTAGACAATTTCTCTCTAGCTTCGTCGTTGAGAAAGAAGCGGTCTATATTTTCAACCTCTTCCAGATTCAGTGGAAAGCTGTATTGTGGAGCTACCGGCTTTTCTACGTTGATTTCATCAGCTTCATATGTGAACACGCTAAATCCATAAACTTTTGGAATTTCAAAAGGAGGGGGGTGAAGCTCATCCGTGTCTTCTTCTTTGGTCAAGTATGGGTATAGTAAAGCAAAGCTAAAGATAAGTATTGCAATCAAAACTAACGTTAAATAGCAAACAATTTTTCTATTCATTTTTATCATGTTTGAATTTTAAATTTCACTTCATTAAGTCTTTCTGTGTGCAAAAAATCGAACAGTCTTATCGGCAAAATCGAAAAGCCAGAGGAAACAAATATTACAAAAAAGCCATATATATTTCATATGGAGAAGGAAAAGCTCGATTTTCTCTTGACAAGACGTAGCATTAGAAAATTCCAAGACAAAGAAGTATCGCTAGATTTGTTAAAAAAAGCCGTAGATATTGCGCGTTACGCGCCTAGCGCACATAACAATCAGCCATGGGAATTTATCATAGTTACAAACAGGGAAAAGCTAGAAGCTTTATCTGAAATGTATGTATGGGCTAAACCTTTAAAAGCTGCAAAAGCTTGCATTGCAATAGTGACAGATCCCAAGCTAAGCCCTCGAACCCATTTAATAGATGGAGCTAACGCGACTATGTACGTTTGGCTTGCATTGCACGCCATGGGTCTTGGAGGCGTTTGGATAAACGCTTTAGAAAATGAAGAAATGAAGAAAGCTCTTAAAATCCCCGATGACAAGAATCTACTAGCTATTTTAGCGGTTGGATGGCCTGCAGAAAGTCCAAAGCCTAGGCCACGTAAAAGCCTTGAAGAAATCCTATACTTTGAAGAATATGGTAAAAAATAAGTTAAAATTTTATTTTAATCTTCTAGCTTGGTTTTTATCCCAGTTATTTCTTCAACTTCTTCAAATCCTTCTTTAATCTCGGCTACCTGCTCCGAATCCAGATAGAAGAGTAAGGCCATAAACTCTCCAATGTGCGTTTTTTCCTCCTTGGCAATATCTAGAAATACCTTTCTGATTTTCTCGTCGTCTACAAGCCTAGCCATTTGCTCGTACAAGTTTACGGCATCTAACTCTGCTATAATCGCTAATCTTAAAGCTTCCATGAGTTCCTCTTTAGAATAAGGCTTTTCTCTACTTAATAAGGTTGGATTTATGCCTAACATATAAACAATATATTCTTTACTATAAAGTGTTTAATAAGATTTCCTATTTCTAACTATTTTTTTCAAAATTGGGATTTCATCTATCTTCTGCGGATCAAGTTCCTCTAATATTATTCCCGGTGGTCTAGGCCTTCTAGGATTAACTTCTATAGCACGCGTAGGCGTAAATATATAATCGACTGGCATATCGTGCCTGGTCATCGGAATATAATCTACCACTTGAACATCGTGAACGGTCGTGGCTATAGGCGTCTCATCAGATATGAGATTAAGCTCTTTGAGTATAGCATATTCTAGATCGCTATAGCCGCCGCCCTTACCGACTCGACAACCGTCCGGAGTTACAGCCACACAGCCTGTAACTTTCAAATCTATTTTAAAAGGAAGCAGGTCTACGGTTCGACCAAACTGGAAAGCCCCTCTAATAGTTGATGCTTTTCTCTCAAACCCTTTG
This genomic interval carries:
- a CDS encoding rubrerythrin encodes the protein MLGINPTLLSREKPYSKEELMEALRLAIIAELDAVNLYEQMARLVDDEKIRKVFLDIAKEEKTHIGEFMALLFYLDSEQVAEIKEGFEEVEEITGIKTKLED
- a CDS encoding 5-formyltetrahydrofolate cyclo-ligase encodes the protein MLLIKDGIRRKIWKLMEERNIAVFPRPVWGRIPNFKGHEIAAARLVKHRVFKRAEIVFCCPDSPQRPVREAVIRAGKTLIMATPRLRQGFIIIEQGDIPKGFERKASTIRGAFQFGRTVDLLPFKIDLKVTGCVAVTPDGCRVGKGGGYSDLEYAILKELNLISDETPIATTVHDVQVVDYIPMTRHDMPVDYIFTPTRAIEVNPRRPRPPGIILEELDPQKIDEIPILKKIVRNRKSY
- a CDS encoding nitroreductase family protein, yielding MEKEKLDFLLTRRSIRKFQDKEVSLDLLKKAVDIARYAPSAHNNQPWEFIIVTNREKLEALSEMYVWAKPLKAAKACIAIVTDPKLSPRTHLIDGANATMYVWLALHAMGLGGVWINALENEEMKKALKIPDDKNLLAILAVGWPAESPKPRPRKSLEEILYFEEYGKK